GCGGGCCTTTGGCGCAAGGACTGCGGTGATTGATCGAAGGTCGCCGCGCGCATGCGGACTAACCGGCTGGCAAGGGGGCGGGCCATCGGGAAACCAGCGGCATGGGCGACTTCGGACCAGAGCCGTTCCAGACTCGCGTCGGAGGACAACCCGTCCAGTGGCGATGTCTCGGCGGCGGAAATGGTGACCGACAGCACGTCGTCGCGCCGAAACACCCAATGCCCGGCCCCGCCGAGCAGCCCGAGCAGCGGCGGAATCGCCTGTGCAAGCTCCGGGGCTACGCGGAAATGCGCGTTCAGAATCGTGAGGCCGGCACCGGGGGCGGGAACGCCGGGCAGCAAGGCCGCCTGCGCATCGGGCGGCACGGCTAGCACGACCTGATCACGGGGAGCCAGAGCGATCCGCGTGCCATCGGAAAAGGTGAGCGCGCTGGCCTGATTATCGGTCTGTTCGATGGCGGCAAGCTGTTGGCGCATGTTGAACGTCGCCCCAAGGTCTTTCAGCCGTGCCACGGCGGGATCGACCAGCGCCGGCCCCAGACCAAGCGGGGCGAAGACCGGACGACAGGCGCGCGTGCCGCGCAGGAAGGTCAGCGCAAGGGTATGGCGCATCAATCGGGCCGAGGCGGCCTCGGGCGGGGCATTCAGCACACCGAGGCACAGTGGCTGCCAAAGGGCCCGCCACAGCGGCCCCCGACGGCGGATGGTTTCGGCCAGCGTGCTGTCCGATCCGGCAAAGACGAGGCGCACCATATCCGGCAGATCCTTCAGGGCCGTGCCGGGCGGGCGGCTGCCGCGGGAAAGTGCCCCGAGCGGTCCGCGCGGCAGGCGCAGGGTCCAGCGCGTGTCACCGACCCGATCGAAGAAGGCGAATTCCGGCGCGCCGATCTGCAAGCGGTCCGTCGCGCCGATGCGCGCCGCATGATCCAGCACCGCGCTATTGCCAGACAGGATCAGGTGGCTGCCAGTGTCGACCAGCCGGTCAAGGCGGCTGTCATGGTAGCTGCGACACAACCCACCTGCATGGGCCGTCGCCTCGTGCAGAATGACGCGGAACCGATGGTCCTCGGCCAGATGAAGCGCGGCGGACAGCCCGGCCATACCCGCCCCGATGACATGGACTACGGGCTTTGCCGCTACCTGTGTCCCGGGCATCCTCAGCGTCCAGGACGAATGGCGAAGGCCAGCCCGTCGGTCAGCTTGCGCCAGCCGGCACGGCGCGGGGGCTGGCGGGACCAGTCGGTCTCCATCCGGGACAACAGCGCCACATAGGGGCCGGCCATCATCAGTGCGGGAAAGATCGCGCGGCGCGGGTGGTTGGGGATCTCGGCGCGGGCCCGGAGCAGGCTGTCGCGGGCCATGACGCCCAGAAGGCGCCGGGCCTCGGGCAGGGCAGGGTGGCCGGGCACCGCCTTTGGATCGGCAGGGAGGCCCGTCGTGGCCAGCACCGTCCGGGGAATATAAAGACGCCCCATCGCGGCATCCTCGGACACGTCGCGGATGATGTTGATCAGCTGCATGGCGCGGGCCAGCGACAGGGCAAACTCTTCGCTTTGCTCACCGCGCCAACCGCCGAAGATCCGCATGGCGAGGATCCCCACGGCCCCGGCGACACAGCGGATGTAATGGTCCAGCTCGGGGGCGCTCGGGGCGATGATGGGGGTGGCGTCCAACTGCATGCCCTCGACGATCCGCGCCAGCTCTGCCTGCGGCAGGTCATGAGTGCGCGCGGCAAGGGCCAGTTCCGCCCCGATCGGGGTCTGGGCGCGGCCGTCATAGGCGCGGGCCAGTTCCTGCCGCCAATCCTGCAGCCCTTGTTTCCGGGCTTCGGGCGGGGCATCGCCATCGGCGATATCATCGACCACCCGGCTGAAGGCATAGACTGCGTAAATCGCGCGCCGCCGGGGCACGGGCAGCAACCGCATCCCCATTTCAAAGGAAGACCCGGAGGCGCTGACCAGGCGGCGCGTCTCGGCGGCGGTCTCGTCATCGGCGATCCGGGGGGGCGCGACGGTGTAGGTCATCGGCTGGGGACTAGCGCGCCGGGACGCAGGCAGCGGGCGCTTCCGACAAGAGCGGCGCGCAGAAAGGCGAACGGGGAGGGGGCGACACGTCGGGCCAGCGGATCGTCGTGTCGCAAGCGGCGCGACAGGTCACGCGCCAGCCAGAGGATGCTGGCCGCTTCGCCCGCCAGACCCCGCGCGGCGATCCGCCGGGGCAGGGGGGCGGCCTTGGCCAGCAGGTCGTCGCAAAGGTCCAGCAACCCATCGACAACCTGGCGTAAAGCGGGGGTCAGCTTGTCGGCGGTCAGGTCCCTGGGGTTCACGCCCGCCGCGCGCAACCGGTTTCCAGGCAGGTAGACCCGCCCCAGCCGCACCTTGTCCTCCGTGATATCCTGGAGGTGATTGAGGATCTGCAAGGCGCTGCAAAGCGCATCCGAAGGCGCGGTGCAGTCAGGCCCTTCGCCATGAAGATCCAGCAGGAAACGGCCCACGGGCACGGCGGAGTATTGGCAATAGTCCAGCAGGTCGGCGTCGCTTGCATAGATGCGCCCACGGGCATCCTGGCGGAAGGCGGTCAGCAGGGCCTCGGGGTGGGTCAGAAGAGCGGGGTCCCGATGGCTGAGGGCTTCGCGCAAGGCCTGCGCCGCGGCGACAAGCGACCCGGTGGGCCTGTCGGTCAGCGTGCCGCGCAGGGCACCCGCGCCAGCCTCCAGCCACGCCATGCGTTCGGCTGGGCTGCGCGCGGGATCGTCGGCCATATCGTCGGCCGTGCGCGCAAAGGTGTAGAAGGTCATCACGTCGCCGCGCAGATCCCGGCGGATCAGGCGCGAGGCGACGGGGAAATTCTCGGACTGCATCGCGAGGGCCCCATGTGTCATTCCCCCCTCTCCTCCGTGGATTCCCGGGCCCGGCGGGCTGCGGGGCAATGCCTGTGGCGACACCGCCGGGGCCGAGAATGTCACAGAGCCGACCCGGCGCACAAGGGCCTATCGGGTGCCGGGCACGGGTCCTTCGGTGGCTCGCCTTCAGGCCGGGGTCTGCGGATTGAGCGGGGGCAGCGGGCTGCGCGCGCGCCGTCTTGTCCCTTGGCTGCGGGCGGCTGTCAGGGCCTGTTGCAGCGCGGTCCAGGCGGCATCGTCGGATCCGGTTTCGCCCGAACCGGCTTTGTAGCGGGCCGCGCCAAGCGCCAGCAGGCCCTGGTGCAGCGCGGGAAGGTCGCGGGGGTCCGGCGTCCGGGGGGCTTCGGCGATGACCCGATCCGCCCAGAGGTCCAGCGCCGGGCGCAGGGCGGCATGATCGCGGTCCCTGGTGATGCGCTGCAACGCCTTCCAGGCCTGATCGGCAGAGCAGCGCGCGCGCGCCTGTCGGTCTTGGATGCGGGCCCGCAGGTCGGGCAGAAGTCGGCGCAGGACAAGCACAAGCAGCACGATCACCACCAGCGCGCCCGCCGCAAGTTGCAGGATCAGGCGCCAGTTGCGCGGCTCGGTCCGGGCGGCGGCGGGGCCGGAGACATGCAGATCCAGTGCTTCGACCGAGGCGGTCTTCACCGTCTTGTCGTCGATATCGTACCAATCCAGCGAAATCGCGGGCAGGGAGCCACCGCCACCCCCTTCGGCGACGTAGGTCACCGCTTCGCTGCGGCTGCCGTTCAGGGTGCCCCGGTCATCGGTTTCCTCAAGACGGGGCGTGTCGGGATAGGCCGAGAGGCCGGGCAGGTCCTGCACCGAGATCAGTTGGGGCAGGAACATCGGCGAGACGCCCTTCACCGTCGCGGTCACCCGGCGGATAGTGCTGTCCCCGGCGGACATGTCGCCCGGCGTGCCTTCGACCTCTTGAGCCAGGGTCAGGTCGGCAGCGGCGATGAAAGGATCAAGGCCCTCGGCTCCCTCGGGAACCATACCGGTGAAAGCGATCGGGTCGGTGGTCAGGCTGGTTGTTTCCGTGGTGCCGCTGTCGGGGTTCTGCCAGGTCACGACGACTTCTTGCGGGGGCAGCGAGAACTCTCCCGGCACCATGGGCGACAGGCGGAAATGCCGCGTTACCCCGGACCAGGTCTCGCCTTCGATCCGCTGCGAGGTCGGGCCGGTGGCGCCTTCGGGCAGGCGGACCAGCAGGTTGGGGGTTTCCAGGCTGGGCCAGACCGGCGGCCTTGGCATGTAGGTCGGCACCAGCACCGTCAGGCGCAGGCTGAGCGGCTGGCCGGGAATCGCCTCGGTCTCCGGAAAGTCGATTTGCAGGACGGGGGCTGACGGCGTTGCGCTGCCTTCTGCCGCCTCCTGCGCGGCAAGGGACAGGGGCAGTGCCAGCAGGCTGAGCAGCAGAAGTGCGCGGGGGCGGGGAAGGACAGGTCGCAGATCGGGTGTCATTCGTTGTCCTCCGCTGCGGGGGCTTCGGAAGTCGCGGCATCCACGGGGGCTGTCGCGGGCGCGGCCTCCGGGGCGGCGGCCTCGGTCAGGAACCGCAGACGCAGGAAATCCCCGGTGCTGGTGTCGACCATGTTCATCCATTGATCCGTGGTCAGCAGCGCCGCGCCTTCGCCGTCCCCGGAGGGCCGCTGGGTTTCCTCGCCCATGCCGGATTCGTTGTCATAGACCTCTTCATCCGCGCCGATGCCGTTCTCCTCGCCCGTGTCCGATTGCGCCTGAGCGGATTCGACATAGGCCACGATGGCCTTGGCGGTGGCGATGTTGTCGGCGACGCCGGGATAGTCGGGGTCGCGCTGCTGCGCGGTTTCAAAGGCGCGGACGCCGTCGCGGTAACTGCGCGACCGGATATGCGCCATGCCCTGGATCGAGGCAGCCTGCGCGGTTTCCACCCGGTCCAGCACTTCGGCGGCGGCTTCGTACTGGCCATCGCGGAACAGCGCAT
The Pseudooceanicola algae genome window above contains:
- the hpnE gene encoding hydroxysqualene dehydroxylase HpnE; the protein is MPGTQVAAKPVVHVIGAGMAGLSAALHLAEDHRFRVILHEATAHAGGLCRSYHDSRLDRLVDTGSHLILSGNSAVLDHAARIGATDRLQIGAPEFAFFDRVGDTRWTLRLPRGPLGALSRGSRPPGTALKDLPDMVRLVFAGSDSTLAETIRRRGPLWRALWQPLCLGVLNAPPEAASARLMRHTLALTFLRGTRACRPVFAPLGLGPALVDPAVARLKDLGATFNMRQQLAAIEQTDNQASALTFSDGTRIALAPRDQVVLAVPPDAQAALLPGVPAPGAGLTILNAHFRVAPELAQAIPPLLGLLGGAGHWVFRRDDVLSVTISAAETSPLDGLSSDASLERLWSEVAHAAGFPMARPLASRLVRMRAATFDQSPQSLRQRPATRSLLRNLMVAGAQVDNGLPCTLESAITSGATAAAAILSQRPRA
- a CDS encoding squalene/phytoene synthase family protein; the protein is MTYTVAPPRIADDETAAETRRLVSASGSSFEMGMRLLPVPRRRAIYAVYAFSRVVDDIADGDAPPEARKQGLQDWRQELARAYDGRAQTPIGAELALAARTHDLPQAELARIVEGMQLDATPIIAPSAPELDHYIRCVAGAVGILAMRIFGGWRGEQSEEFALSLARAMQLINIIRDVSEDAAMGRLYIPRTVLATTGLPADPKAVPGHPALPEARRLLGVMARDSLLRARAEIPNHPRRAIFPALMMAGPYVALLSRMETDWSRQPPRRAGWRKLTDGLAFAIRPGR
- a CDS encoding squalene/phytoene synthase family protein, producing MTHGALAMQSENFPVASRLIRRDLRGDVMTFYTFARTADDMADDPARSPAERMAWLEAGAGALRGTLTDRPTGSLVAAAQALREALSHRDPALLTHPEALLTAFRQDARGRIYASDADLLDYCQYSAVPVGRFLLDLHGEGPDCTAPSDALCSALQILNHLQDITEDKVRLGRVYLPGNRLRAAGVNPRDLTADKLTPALRQVVDGLLDLCDDLLAKAAPLPRRIAARGLAGEAASILWLARDLSRRLRHDDPLARRVAPSPFAFLRAALVGSARCLRPGALVPSR
- a CDS encoding BatD family protein, which gives rise to MTPDLRPVLPRPRALLLLSLLALPLSLAAQEAAEGSATPSAPVLQIDFPETEAIPGQPLSLRLTVLVPTYMPRPPVWPSLETPNLLVRLPEGATGPTSQRIEGETWSGVTRHFRLSPMVPGEFSLPPQEVVVTWQNPDSGTTETTSLTTDPIAFTGMVPEGAEGLDPFIAAADLTLAQEVEGTPGDMSAGDSTIRRVTATVKGVSPMFLPQLISVQDLPGLSAYPDTPRLEETDDRGTLNGSRSEAVTYVAEGGGGGSLPAISLDWYDIDDKTVKTASVEALDLHVSGPAAARTEPRNWRLILQLAAGALVVIVLLVLVLRRLLPDLRARIQDRQARARCSADQAWKALQRITRDRDHAALRPALDLWADRVIAEAPRTPDPRDLPALHQGLLALGAARYKAGSGETGSDDAAWTALQQALTAARSQGTRRRARSPLPPLNPQTPA